A window from Polyangium spumosum encodes these proteins:
- a CDS encoding CaiB/BaiF CoA transferase family protein, whose product MRPLVGKRILDLSRLLPGPFATLVLADLGATVDKIEDLVGGDYLRHMPPAIAGESAAFQLLNRGKRSALLDLKRPEGRAAFERLVGSYDVLFEQFRPGVLDRLGLGHDVLRAKFPKLVICALTGYGQDGPLRSRAGHDIDYLARGGLLGSQGPEDGPPQPPGFQLADVSGGMWSVIAILAALAERDRTGEGRVLDVSMTDGILGFATATIGAALAGETRPRGTDALVGGIAPYGTYLSKDGHAFALGALEPKFWMSFCAAAGLEPSMEALVPGPHQAEIKAAVREAFAAKTRDEWITIAEKHDCCLEPVVRPNELRDDPLLKARDLFFDIPSGRGDIPQIRLPVTPKGVAFTPPPRSGEHTREIFREAGFSDAEIDDLARVGVIRHGEGS is encoded by the coding sequence ATGCGCCCCCTCGTCGGCAAACGGATCCTGGACCTCTCGCGGCTCTTGCCCGGCCCCTTCGCGACGCTCGTGCTCGCCGATCTCGGCGCCACCGTCGACAAGATCGAGGACCTCGTCGGCGGCGACTACCTCCGCCACATGCCGCCCGCGATCGCCGGCGAGTCCGCGGCCTTCCAGCTCTTGAACCGCGGCAAACGCAGCGCGCTCCTCGACCTCAAGCGGCCCGAGGGACGCGCGGCGTTCGAGCGGCTCGTCGGCTCGTACGACGTGCTCTTCGAGCAGTTCCGCCCCGGCGTCCTCGATCGCCTCGGCCTCGGGCACGACGTGCTTCGCGCAAAATTCCCCAAGCTCGTCATCTGCGCCCTCACGGGCTACGGCCAGGATGGACCGCTGCGGAGCCGCGCCGGGCACGACATCGACTACCTCGCGCGTGGCGGCTTGCTCGGCTCGCAAGGGCCCGAGGACGGCCCGCCGCAGCCGCCCGGCTTCCAGCTCGCCGACGTGAGCGGAGGCATGTGGTCCGTCATCGCCATCCTCGCCGCGCTCGCCGAGCGTGATCGCACGGGCGAGGGGCGCGTGCTCGACGTCTCGATGACCGACGGCATCCTCGGCTTCGCCACGGCCACGATCGGCGCCGCGCTCGCTGGCGAGACCCGCCCCCGCGGCACCGACGCGCTCGTCGGCGGGATCGCGCCCTACGGCACGTACCTCTCGAAGGACGGACACGCTTTCGCGCTCGGCGCGCTGGAGCCGAAGTTCTGGATGTCCTTCTGCGCCGCCGCCGGCCTCGAGCCGAGCATGGAGGCGCTCGTGCCGGGCCCGCACCAGGCCGAGATCAAGGCCGCCGTGCGCGAGGCGTTCGCCGCGAAGACGCGCGACGAGTGGATCACGATCGCCGAGAAGCACGACTGCTGCCTCGAGCCCGTCGTGCGCCCGAACGAGCTCCGCGACGACCCGCTCTTGAAGGCGCGCGATCTCTTCTTCGACATCCCGAGCGGGCGCGGCGACATCCCGCAGATCCGGCTCCCCGTCACGCCGAAGGGCGTCGCCTTCACCCCGCCGCCGCGCTCGGGCGAGCACACGCGCGAGATCTTCCGCGAGGCGGGTTTCTCCGACGCGGAGATCGACGACCTCGCCCGCGTCGGCGTCATCCGGCACGGAGAAGGCAGCTAG
- a CDS encoding SCP2 sterol-binding domain-containing protein: MAVDIQKLFNEEVPSKIAKNPDGAKAIGGKYQFDITGEGGGQWFLDLNAASAQAGNPGGADVTITISSTDFQKLYENPQANGMQLYFAGKLKFVGNQMLAMKLNKLFEL; this comes from the coding sequence ATGGCCGTCGACATCCAGAAGCTCTTCAACGAAGAAGTCCCCTCGAAGATCGCTAAGAACCCCGACGGGGCGAAGGCGATCGGCGGCAAGTACCAGTTCGACATCACGGGCGAGGGCGGCGGCCAGTGGTTCCTCGACCTGAACGCCGCGAGCGCCCAGGCGGGCAACCCCGGCGGCGCCGACGTGACCATCACGATCTCGTCGACCGACTTCCAGAAGCTCTACGAGAACCCGCAGGCGAACGGCATGCAGCTCTACTTCGCGGGCAAGCTCAAGTTCGTGGGCAACCAGATGCTCGCGATGAAGCTGAACAAGCTCTTCGAGCTCTGA